ATAATTAAAGGGACCTAAATTCATTCTTGATTTTTTCTTGTATCTCCGGTGAGAGTGCCAGTTCGGCAGCGGTCATAGCCAGTGTTTTAGCCCCTTCAATAACGGCTTCCTTTCCTTTTTGGGAAACAGTTGCCCTGGCAAACTCATCACTGTGGATATGCAAGCCGTTGCCAATGGGCACGTGAGGATGGATAGTCGGCACCACCTGGGACACATTGCCGATATCAGAGGAGCCCTTGTTCTTGTCTGCAGGAGCGTTGGCTTCCTCAAGGCCCAGGTAGGCCAACTGGGAGGAGTAAAGAGCCGAGAAAGCCCGGTTGATTTTCATTGGTGCCAGGACCCGCTCATCGGCATCGATTTCCAAGCTGCAGCCTGTGGCTTCTGCAGCTCCATGGGCACACCACTTGACTCGCTCCAGACAACGGCTTAATTCTTCGCCATCGTCGGCCCTCACATAAAAATAACAGGCAGCCCTTTCGGGAATTATATTGGGGGCGGTTCCCCCATCGGTGATGATACCGTGAACCCTTACGTCCTGACGCAGTTGCTGGCGCAGTGCATTGATGCCGTTGAAAGTCAGGATTACAGCATCAAGGGCATTTATCCCTTCTTCGGGATAAGCAGCTGCGTGGGCAGAGCGGCCGAAGAAGGTGAAGCGGATTCTGGCGAGGCCCAGAAACATTTTGATCACCTGGCGCCTGGAGGATGGGTGGACCATCATGGCGAAGTCGATGTGGTCGAATGCTCCATGCTTAACCAGTTCAAATTTGCCGATGCCCAGTTCTTCGGCGGGTGTTCCGAGTACAACAATTCGGGCCAATTTCTCCGGCAGGGATTGGCGAAGGGCAAGGGCCGCGCCGATGGCGGCTGCGGCAATTATGTTGTGACCGCAGGCATGCCCCATGGCAGGGAGGGCGTCCATTTCGGCCAGAATAGCAATGGAGGGGCCACTGGTCCCCCAGGTGGCACGGAAGGCTGTTTCCAGACCGGCAATGCCACGCTCGATCTTGAAGCCGTTTTCTGCCAGTTTTTCAATGAGCAGAGCCGAAGTCCTGAATTCCCTGAGGCCGGTTTCCGGATCATGGTAGAGCTGATCGGCGATTGCCGTCAATTCTTGGCGACGGTCATCGACAGCATCAACTATAGATTTTTTGACGGCGGTCATGGAGGAACTCCAAGTTTATTCTAATGAAAGCTACACCTTTGCCTCTTTGTTTGTCAAGGTTTTTATTGCTATTGGTTCTGCTATTCTGCTAGGTTAGCTTTTTTGTTGTAACTGGTTGCGGTATATGGCGCCAGAGTAAAGTTAAAGGGAGTAAAGACAGTGAACATGGTCTGGACAGAAATTTCATGCGAGGTGCCTGCAGCAATGGTCGACCTCCTTGCCGACTTCCTGGTGGAACTTTCCGGGAACGGCGTCAGTATAGAGAATCTCTCACTCGATACGTTTTCCCTGGACACAATCGAAGATTCGCCGTTGAAGACAGTGAAGGCGTACTTTGCTGTCGACAATGCCCTGGAGGCGCACCTGGATGCTGTCGGGGCCTTTTTATCGGCCAATGGTCCCGATTTTGCCGGCTTTGTGTTTAAAAATCCGGCGGTCAACGCAATTGATGCCGAAGATTGGGCAAACAACTGGAAAAAGTATTTCAAGCCGGTGCGGATCGGCTCCCGGCTGGTGATTAAACCTACCTGGGAGGAATATTCCGCAAGCCCAGGCGATCTGATCCTGAAGCTCGATCCTGGTATGGCATTCGGCACCGGCGGTCATCCGACGACAAAGATGTGCCTGGAGGCGCTGGAACATATCTTCCTGGCAGAGGGGGCGTTTAAGGGAGTGGCGCCTGTAGCTCCTGTCACTGTCCTCGATGTGGGTACAGGTTCCGGAGTTTTGAGTATTGGCGCGGCCAAGCTGGGGGCGGAGCGCATAACTGCCATTGATATTGATGCCGATGCGGTCGTCGTCGCCGGGGAAAATGTGGCACTCAATGAGTGTTCCGATGTTGTTGAGTTATCTACTACGCCCCTTCAGGAACTGACCGGTAACTTCGATCTGGTATTGGCCAACATTCTGGCTGAAGAACTGGTGCGCCTTGCTGCGGAACTGGCGGTCAAAGTGGCGCCGGCAGGATTTCTCGTTCTTTCCGGCATTCTCAGCGAAAAGGAAAACTTTGTCCTCGACGGCTTTTCACCCTATGGCCTGAAGTTGATCGAAATCCGTCGTGAAGGGGAATGGAGCTGCATTTCACTTTACCTGGAGCCGCGTTAATGCGCAGGTTCATTGTGGATAAAAGGGATATTGACGACGCTGAAGCCGTCATTACCGGATATCTTTACAGACATATGGCAAAAGTACTGCGTCTGAAGCAAGGGACAGCGGTAATGCTGACCGATGGAGAGGGAGGGGAGTACGAAGGAGTCATTGAATCCATCGATTCAACCAGCCTGCGTGTAAGGGTTGTCAGGCGGGAAACACTGATGGTGGATGATGGCGGGCCTCAAATTACCATTTACCAGGGACTGCCCAAAGGGGACAAACTGGAATATATCCTGCAAAAGTGCACCGAGCTAGGCGCCGCAGGGATAGTCCCCTTTGCCGCAAGCCGTTCCATTGCCAGGATCAGCCCACAACGGAGTGCCGGGCGTGTCGACCGCTGGCAAAAGATAGCTGCCGAGGCAGCCAGGCAGTCCCGGCGGGCGACTGTGCCCCGAGTTTCCTTGGCTGATGATCTTTCGCAGGTATTGCAGCTTGCCCAACATTCTGTTAAGCTGCTGCTCTGGGAGGAAGAGAAGGCAAACCTTCTCAGGGAGACACTG
This region of Geotalea daltonii FRC-32 genomic DNA includes:
- a CDS encoding M20 family metallopeptidase, with amino-acid sequence MTAVKKSIVDAVDDRRQELTAIADQLYHDPETGLREFRTSALLIEKLAENGFKIERGIAGLETAFRATWGTSGPSIAILAEMDALPAMGHACGHNIIAAAAIGAALALRQSLPEKLARIVVLGTPAEELGIGKFELVKHGAFDHIDFAMMVHPSSRRQVIKMFLGLARIRFTFFGRSAHAAAYPEEGINALDAVILTFNGINALRQQLRQDVRVHGIITDGGTAPNIIPERAACYFYVRADDGEELSRCLERVKWCAHGAAEATGCSLEIDADERVLAPMKINRAFSALYSSQLAYLGLEEANAPADKNKGSSDIGNVSQVVPTIHPHVPIGNGLHIHSDEFARATVSQKGKEAVIEGAKTLAMTAAELALSPEIQEKIKNEFRSL
- the prmA gene encoding 50S ribosomal protein L11 methyltransferase, which produces MNMVWTEISCEVPAAMVDLLADFLVELSGNGVSIENLSLDTFSLDTIEDSPLKTVKAYFAVDNALEAHLDAVGAFLSANGPDFAGFVFKNPAVNAIDAEDWANNWKKYFKPVRIGSRLVIKPTWEEYSASPGDLILKLDPGMAFGTGGHPTTKMCLEALEHIFLAEGAFKGVAPVAPVTVLDVGTGSGVLSIGAAKLGAERITAIDIDADAVVVAGENVALNECSDVVELSTTPLQELTGNFDLVLANILAEELVRLAAELAVKVAPAGFLVLSGILSEKENFVLDGFSPYGLKLIEIRREGEWSCISLYLEPR
- a CDS encoding 16S rRNA (uracil(1498)-N(3))-methyltransferase encodes the protein MRRFIVDKRDIDDAEAVITGYLYRHMAKVLRLKQGTAVMLTDGEGGEYEGVIESIDSTSLRVRVVRRETLMVDDGGPQITIYQGLPKGDKLEYILQKCTELGAAGIVPFAASRSIARISPQRSAGRVDRWQKIAAEAARQSRRATVPRVSLADDLSQVLQLAQHSVKLLLWEEEKANLLRETLSGLSAPNDIGVLIGPEGGFSPEEAAAASSAGFIPISMGRRIVRTETASLIILSILQYHWGDLG